The Salvelinus namaycush isolate Seneca chromosome 8, SaNama_1.0, whole genome shotgun sequence genome has a segment encoding these proteins:
- the LOC120051920 gene encoding beta-1,3-galactosyltransferase 2-like: MQWRRRHCCPMKMTWAMKRSFFRTHMAGLLSLALLFTLFLFFSHQDWLPGRAGPRDNPLTYTVRGFRTAKTEANQSLSLRNLWRETGYVPPKPQLNLSSQQAEGGGGGGAMVGVMGLENSMSANNSLQQEMGVGGRLNSQPYRYILNEPFKCRDSTPFLVLLIAAEPGQVDARNAIRQTWSNESVAMGLGFVRLFLLGLGRSSDRYTQTAIEEESWVHHDIIQQDYQDTYYNLTIKTLMGMNWVATHCPQAHYVMKTDSDMFVNTEYLIQKLLKPELPPRQSYFTGYLMRGYAPNRNKDSKWYMPPELYPSERYPIFCSGTGYVLSGDMAERIYQASLSIRRLHLEDVYVGICLAKLRIDPTPPPNEFLFNHWRVSYSSCKYSHLITSHQFQPNELVKYWNHLQTNKHNACINMAKERNGRYRHRKYHAERPQ; the protein is encoded by the coding sequence ATGCAGTGGAGACGGCGGCACTGCTGCCCCATGAAGATGACCTGGGCCATGAAGCGCTCGTTCTTCCGGACCCACATGGCGGGTCTCCTGTCCCTGgccctcctcttcaccctcttcctcttcttcagcCACCAGGACTGGCTGCCGGGCCGGGCCGGGCCCCGTGACAACCCCCTGACCTACACCGTTAGGGGCTTCCGCACGGCCAAGACCGAGGCAAATCAGAGCTTGAGTCTGCGGAATCTTTGGAGGGAGACAGGCTACGTGCCTCCAAAGCCCCAGCTTAACCTCAGCTCCCAGCAGGCTGAGGGTGGCGGTGGAGGGGGAGCCATGGTGGGTGTAATGGGACTAGAGAACTCGATGAGCGCCAACAACAGTTTACAGCAGGAGATGGGCGTGGGAGGGAGGCTCAATTCCCAGCCCTACCGCTACATCCTCAACGAGCCCTTCAAGTGCAGGGACAGTACCCCGTTCTTGGTGCTGCTGATCGCTGCAGAGCCAGGCCAGGTAGACGCCAGGAACGCTATCCGGCAGACGTGGAGCAACGAGAGCGTGGCCATGGGTCTAGGTTTCGTCCGACTCTTTCTGCTGGGTCTAGGGCGGAGCTCAGACAGGTACACCCAGACCGCCATCGAGGAGGAGAGCTGGGTTCACCATGACATCATCCAGCAGGACTATCAGGACACATACTACAACCTCACCATCAAAACCCTGATGGGCATGAACTGGGTGGCCACCCATTGCCCGCAGGCGCACTATGTCATGAAGACAGACAGTGACATGTTTGTTAACACAGAGTATCTCATCCAGAAGCTGCTGAAGCCCGAGCTCCCACCCAGACAGAGCTACTTCACTGGCTATCTGATGAGGGGCTACGCACCCAACCGCAACAAGGACAGCAAGTGGTACATGCCTCCAGAGCTGTACCCTAGCGAGAGGTACCCCATCTTCTGCTCGGGAACCGGGTATGTGTTATCTGGGGACATGGCGGAGAGGATCTATCAGGCGTCTCTGAGCATACGGAGGCTGCACCTGGAGGACGTTTACGTGGGAATATGCCTGGCCAAGCTCCGCATTGACCCCACGCCACCGCCCAACGAGTTCCTCTTCAACCACTGGAGGGTGTCCTACTCCAGCTGTAAGTACAGCCACCTCATCACCTCCCACCAGTTCCAGCCCAACGAACTGGTCAAGTACTGGAACCACCTGCAGACCAACAAGCACAACGCATGCATCAACATGGCCAAGGAAAGGAATGGGAGGTATAGACACAGGAAGTATCACGCAGAGAGACCTCAGTGA